Proteins from a genomic interval of Methanofollis formosanus:
- a CDS encoding adenylate kinase family protein, protein MMVGITGTPGTGKSTVAAVLAGRGRRVVHTTETVGPFVLGDDPERDTRVVDAEAWAAAFEPVDGVVEGHLAHLLPCDRIVVLRCRPALLEERLAARGYAREKVRENAEAEALDVILIETLDLFPAERVLEVDVTALGPEDVADLVEGFMDGTVAPSVGTIDWSSYLMEGL, encoded by the coding sequence ATGATGGTCGGGATCACCGGGACGCCGGGCACCGGGAAGAGCACGGTGGCGGCGGTGCTGGCCGGGCGCGGCCGCCGGGTGGTGCATACCACCGAGACGGTCGGGCCTTTCGTCCTCGGTGACGACCCTGAGCGGGACACGCGGGTCGTGGACGCCGAGGCATGGGCGGCGGCCTTTGAACCGGTCGATGGGGTGGTGGAGGGCCACCTCGCCCACCTCCTCCCCTGCGATCGGATCGTGGTGCTCCGCTGCCGCCCCGCTCTCCTGGAAGAGCGACTGGCGGCGCGCGGCTATGCCCGCGAGAAGGTGCGGGAGAACGCGGAGGCCGAGGCCCTGGACGTTATCCTGATCGAGACGCTGGACCTTTTCCCGGCGGAGCGGGTGCTCGAGGTGGACGTCACCGCCCTTGGTCCTGAGGATGTCGCCGACCTCGTCGAGGGCTTCATGGACGGCACGGTCGCCCCGTCTGTCGGGACGATCGACTGGTCCTCCTATCTCATGGAGGGGCTATGA
- a CDS encoding CDP-alcohol phosphatidyltransferase family protein produces the protein MTLDRLRPYVAGLLTPAIAGSKRLGLTPNFFSVGALVAAFAAGVAFYYGEVAWGVLLVAVNAVFDALDGALARELEIASLRGDFIDHVSDRYADIVIITGIFAGGAASWQVGVFALTGVLMSSYMGTQAQALGVGRYYGGILGRADRLVLLIIAGVLDLVFAAPVYGMPYLGWLLVIFGVLGHYTALQRIVYIWKRL, from the coding sequence ATGACCCTCGATCGCCTCCGCCCCTATGTCGCCGGCCTTCTCACCCCGGCGATCGCGGGGTCGAAACGCCTGGGGCTTACGCCGAACTTCTTCTCGGTCGGCGCGCTGGTCGCGGCCTTCGCGGCGGGCGTCGCCTTTTACTACGGCGAGGTCGCCTGGGGTGTCCTGCTGGTTGCGGTCAACGCCGTCTTCGACGCGCTGGACGGGGCGCTCGCCCGCGAACTCGAGATCGCAAGTCTGCGCGGCGACTTCATCGACCATGTCTCCGACCGGTACGCCGATATCGTCATCATCACCGGGATCTTCGCAGGCGGCGCGGCCTCCTGGCAGGTCGGCGTCTTCGCCCTCACCGGCGTGCTGATGTCCTCGTACATGGGCACCCAGGCCCAGGCCCTCGGGGTGGGCAGGTACTACGGCGGGATCCTGGGCCGGGCCGACCGCCTGGTGCTCCTCATCATCGCCGGTGTCCTGGACCTCGTCTTTGCGGCGCCGGTGTACGGGATGCCGTACCTCGGCTGGCTCCTGGTCATCTTCGGGGTGCTCGGGCATTATACCGCCCTGCAGCGGATCGTCTATATCTGGAAGCGACTCTGA